GAACTTCTGGCACCGCCGTTCGAGCTGCTGGAATGTCTGGCGCTTTGCGGCCGGGTCCATGCCGCCACGGCGGGGCGGTTCGACCCGACGGTGCAGCCGCTCTGGGCGCTTCATGCCCGGCGATACAGTGAAGGCACGCAGCCCGGCGCGGCCGAGATTGCCGCCGCCCGCGCGCTGGTCGGCTGGCCGGATGTCAGCCTTGCAAGCGACGCCGTGCGCCTGCGCCCCGGCATGGCGCTGACGCTGAACGGCGTGGCGCAGGGCTTCGTGGCAGACCGTGTGGCCGACCTGCTGGCAGCCGAAGGGTTGACCGACATCCTGATCGACACCGGCGAATTGCGCGCGCTTGGCGGAATGCCGGCGGGTGGCGGCTGGCCGGTGACGCTGACCACCGGCGGCAGGCTGGCGCTGTCCGGCCGGGCGCTGGCGACCTCGGCCACGCTTGGCACGGTGTTCGATCAGGCCGGCAGGGTGGGCCACATCCTGGAGCCGCACAGCGGCCTGCCCGCGCCGAACCCGTGGCGGCAGGTTTCGGTTTCCGCGCCAACGGCTGCGGTGGCCGATGCGCTGTCCACCGCCGCCTGCCTGATGCCGGACCGGGCCACCATCGAGGCCGCGCTGCAAGGCTTCGACGGGGCTCGGATCGAGGGTCTGGTCTAGGACGCTACGCGCTGCCGGCAAAGACCGGCACCAGATGGTTGTCCCAGGCGCTGGCCCGGCTGGTCAGCAGGGTCAGCCCTTCGGTCCCGACCCGCCACAGCGAGCCGAGCCCGTCACTGGCGACGAGCTGCCCGGAGGCATCGGCGGCGACACCGCAGATGTCGGCGCGGCTGTGGGTGGCAAGGGGCGCGCCATCCCTGCCGAACAGCATCACCACCCCGCCGCGCGGCGAGGTGATCGCCATCTCTCCCGCAGGCGTCATCGCGACCGAACCGGCATAGCCCCGCATCCGCAACGCCTCGGCCGGGCGTGCCGGGCACAGCAGGGCAGGGTGCCCCGGCGTCCACAGGCCCAGCAGCGGCACCGGCTCTGCGGGGTCGCCCTCCCATTGCATGGCGAAGGCAATGCGGCCATCGGGCCCGAGTGCCAGATGGCGGATCGAGTTCCGGTGCAGCCCGGGCGGCAGCTCGGCCTGATCCAGCACCGTGCCGGTCGCGGAAAGCCGGGTCAGGTTCGGGCGCATGTCGGGCAGGTTCAGCTTGCTGCGGTCGCCCGGATCGGTGGCGATGCCGCCATTGGCGACGATCAGGCTGCCATCCGCCAGCCGCTTCAGATCATGCGGCCCGATTCCGCCCGAGGCCCATTCACCGATCCGGGTGAACCCCGCGGTTTCCCACAGGCCGATGCGCCCCTGCGAGGTTTCGGCCACCACTTCCGAGGTGTAAAGCACCTCTCCCCCGGCCGAAAACACGCCGTGCCCGTTGAACTGGCGCCCTTCGGGCGGGGTCAGGCGGTGGCCCGCAGTGCCGCCGGCACAGTCGATCACAAGCGCGAAGGTGCCGGGTCGGCGGGCAAAGGCCACGGCCAGCGGCCGGTCGGGGTGGGCCGCCGCCGCATGGCCGCGCGCGGGCAGGGGCAGGGAAAACAGGCTTTCGCCCGCAGCCGAAAGCCCGTGCAGCCGATAGCCGTCGCCCTCCCTGGCGGCGGCAAGGAAGGCGGGGCTGCCCGCATCGGCCCAGGTCGGGAAGGGCAGGGCAAGCGCCGCGAACCCGGCCAGAAAGGCGCGGCGGCTGGTCATGTCAATCTCCGTCCTGGGCGTTGAAGCCGATGCCCACATCCATTTCGGGGGCCAGTTCGGCCAGGATGACCCCGCGCAGCGCGACCACCGCCTGTTGCAGGATCTCGACCTTCAGGCGCCCTTCGGGGTCTGCCACCCCGACCAGGACAGGATCATCCAGCCCGGTTGCCACGGCAATGGCATGGTCGAAGGCGGCGATGGTCAACGGCGCGTCTGGCGTCAGGGTTTCCACCATGCCGCGCATCGCCTGCAAGGCCAGAAGGATGTTGCGCAGCGACCGGCCCGAGGCGCGGGCCTCGGCGCGTTCGGGGCGCGGCGTCGTGAAGCTGCCCAGCGGCCGGCCAAGGCGCTGATCGTCCAGAAACTCCAGCCCCGCGGCAAGCTGGGTGAACAGCGCCTGCCGCGCCTCGGGGCGGGTCAGGTAGGTGGTGTTGCCCGGCTCGCCCGCCGTCAGCAGCAGATCGGCAAAGCCGCCGGTCCAGCCTTCGTTCACTTCGGCGGCAATGCGGGCCAGATCGGCGGCGGTGGCGCGAATCAGCGGGCAGGGGTCTGCCGCCAGCGGCTCGGCGGGATAAAGCAGCCGCTCCAGCGCGGGCAAGCCGCGTGCGGCAACCGATTGTTCGGCAAAGGCGGCAGGCTCCAGCACGGCGGGATCTGCCAGCAACAGCGCGCGTTGCGCCCGTTCCCCGATCGCCTTCGGGTCGGGCCAGAAGGCAATCGCCAGGCTGCGGCCATCGGTTTCCACCGGGCCGAACCGCAGGTGCTGCACCGCCATCCAGGCGTCATAGGCCGCATGGAACGCGGGCTGCACCTCCGCCGGATCGCAGCCTTGCGCCGTGGTTTCGGCAAGCACTGCCGTGGCCGCCGCGAAAGCGGCCTGGCCCGGCAGGATATGGTCGCGCACGGTCTCGGTGAAATCGGCCCGGGCCGGGGTGGCCAGCACGATCAGCAGAAGGGCAAGGCGCATCACAGGCTCTCCAGAAAGGCAATCAGCGCGTTGCGGTCGGCGGCGGGCAGGGCGGTGACGCCGTCGCGGGCGGCCTCGGCCTCGCCGCCGTGCCACAGGATCGCCTCCAGCAGGCTGCGGGCGCGGCCGTCGTGCAGGAACTGGCTGTGGCCGGAAACCTGCCGCGTCAGCCCGATGCCCCACAGCGGCGGAGTCTTCCATTCCGTGCCCGTGGCGCGGCCTTCGGGTCGGTGGTCGGCCAACCCTTCGCCCATGTCGTGCAGCAACAGGTCGGTATAGGGCCAGATCAGCTGGAAGCTTTGCTCGGGCTGGCCGTCAAGCCGGTGCGTGACGTGCTTGGGCGTGTGGCAGCCGGTGCAGTTCAGGTCGTGAAACACCGCCTTGCCGCGCAGCACCCGGGGGTCATCGACCCCGCGCCGTTTCGGCACGCCGAGGTTGCGGGAATAGAACGCCACCAGATCAAGGCTTTCTCCGTCAACCTCCAGCCCGTCGCGGAGATCGGCTTCCTGCCCATGCTGCGCGCTGCGGCAATCGGCCTGCGCTGCGGTGCAATCGCCCCATGGGTCGGGGTGCAGCGGGCTGGAAAGCCCCATGTCGCCCGCAAAGGCCCCGGCCGACTGTTCCCTGACCGTGGGCGCCCCGCCCTTGAAGCCAAAGCGGCCCAGCATCGGCACGCCGAACTCGACCGAGGGCACGATGGACGCGCGACCCGAGATGCCGTCGCCGTCCGCATCATCCGGGTCTTGCCGGGCGAGGATGTCGGCCGCCGGAATCGCCTCCAGCAGGCCAAGCCCGATCATCTGCGGCGCGACGCGCGGCGACAGCATCAGGTCCGGGTGCGGCGCGCCGTGGCCGGGGTTTGAAAAAGCATATGCCGGCGCACGCAGCGACACCACCAGCCCGTCGGCAAGGGTCACCGGCTGTTCGGTATAGGCAACCTCCATCCGGCCCTCGGCGGTGTGGCCCGGCGCGGCCATATCCTGCAACTGGCCGCCATAGGTCGGGTCGGGCTGGGTTGCCAGCCAGTCCTCGATCCCTTCGGGCGAAGGCCCGCCCGGCACCGACAGCCGCAGGAACATCGAAACCCGCCCGTCCGCCGCCCCCTCGGGCGGATGGCCGCGCCCGTCCTTCAGGTGGCAATCCTGACAGCCGCGGGCGTTGTATAGCGGCCCCAGCCCGTCTG
The nucleotide sequence above comes from Paracoccaceae bacterium Fryx2. Encoded proteins:
- a CDS encoding FAD:protein FMN transferase translates to MATLTRRRFIAISAAAAGLAALPAHADLFAWRGVALGAAASIHLAHPDAAAITARAVAEMARLEAIFSLYRADSALARLNESGELLAPPFELLECLALCGRVHAATAGRFDPTVQPLWALHARRYSEGTQPGAAEIAAARALVGWPDVSLASDAVRLRPGMALTLNGVAQGFVADRVADLLAAEGLTDILIDTGELRALGGMPAGGGWPVTLTTGGRLALSGRALATSATLGTVFDQAGRVGHILEPHSGLPAPNPWRQVSVSAPTAAVADALSTAACLMPDRATIEAALQGFDGARIEGLV
- a CDS encoding DUF1513 domain-containing protein, with the translated sequence MTSRRAFLAGFAALALPFPTWADAGSPAFLAAAREGDGYRLHGLSAAGESLFSLPLPARGHAAAAHPDRPLAVAFARRPGTFALVIDCAGGTAGHRLTPPEGRQFNGHGVFSAGGEVLYTSEVVAETSQGRIGLWETAGFTRIGEWASGGIGPHDLKRLADGSLIVANGGIATDPGDRSKLNLPDMRPNLTRLSATGTVLDQAELPPGLHRNSIRHLALGPDGRIAFAMQWEGDPAEPVPLLGLWTPGHPALLCPARPAEALRMRGYAGSVAMTPAGEMAITSPRGGVVMLFGRDGAPLATHSRADICGVAADASGQLVASDGLGSLWRVGTEGLTLLTSRASAWDNHLVPVFAGSA
- a CDS encoding imelysin family protein, with amino-acid sequence MRLALLLIVLATPARADFTETVRDHILPGQAAFAAATAVLAETTAQGCDPAEVQPAFHAAYDAWMAVQHLRFGPVETDGRSLAIAFWPDPKAIGERAQRALLLADPAVLEPAAFAEQSVAARGLPALERLLYPAEPLAADPCPLIRATAADLARIAAEVNEGWTGGFADLLLTAGEPGNTTYLTRPEARQALFTQLAAGLEFLDDQRLGRPLGSFTTPRPERAEARASGRSLRNILLALQAMRGMVETLTPDAPLTIAAFDHAIAVATGLDDPVLVGVADPEGRLKVEILQQAVVALRGVILAELAPEMDVGIGFNAQDGD
- a CDS encoding di-heme oxidoredictase family protein, whose translation is MLILPFLAAPGFAQVLDDRHLPVIPRTEAEVARVAAILAPPTDFSAPEPYEAGSAGAATVRARSNADAFSQFSANMPFKDEMAFKLGNALFRKTWVAAPASTLASDGLGPLYNARGCQDCHLKDGRGHPPEGAADGRVSMFLRLSVPGGPSPEGIEDWLATQPDPTYGGQLQDMAAPGHTAEGRMEVAYTEQPVTLADGLVVSLRAPAYAFSNPGHGAPHPDLMLSPRVAPQMIGLGLLEAIPAADILARQDPDDADGDGISGRASIVPSVEFGVPMLGRFGFKGGAPTVREQSAGAFAGDMGLSSPLHPDPWGDCTAAQADCRSAQHGQEADLRDGLEVDGESLDLVAFYSRNLGVPKRRGVDDPRVLRGKAVFHDLNCTGCHTPKHVTHRLDGQPEQSFQLIWPYTDLLLHDMGEGLADHRPEGRATGTEWKTPPLWGIGLTRQVSGHSQFLHDGRARSLLEAILWHGGEAEAARDGVTALPAADRNALIAFLESL